A single Buteo buteo chromosome 17, bButBut1.hap1.1, whole genome shotgun sequence DNA region contains:
- the KCNF1 gene encoding voltage-gated potassium channel regulatory subunit KCNF1, which translates to MAGDSRFPDVDTDGSEKNEEAEIVVNVGGVRQVFYGGNLNQYPETRLAELINCLSGGYDSIFSLCDDYDPGKREFYFDRDPDAFKCIIDVYYFGEIHMKRGICPICFKNEMEFWKVDLKFLDDCCKTHLSEKKEELEEIARRVQLILDDLGVDASESRWKKCQKYIWKFLEKPESSYPARVIAVLSFLFILISSIVMCVGTIPDLQVVDAEGNRMEHPTLDSIETACIGWFTVEYVLRLISSPNKLHFALSFMNIVDVLAILPFYVSLTLTHLGAKLMELSNVQQAVQALRIMRIVRIFKLARHSSGLQTLTYALKRSFKELGLLLMYLAVGIFVFSALGYTMEQSHPETLFKSIPQSFWWAIITMTTVGYGDIYPKTTLGKLNAAISFLCGVIAIALPIHPIINNFVRYYNKQRVLETAAKHELELMELNSAEGKAASSKSELEDLAREGKEGPFYSSRLKVSHSDTFIHLLSEEKHYRTRLQSCK; encoded by the coding sequence ATGGCAGGTGACTCTAGGTTTCCAGATGTGGACACTGAcggatcagaaaaaaatgaagaagcgGAGATTGTAGTCAATGTCGGTGGGGTAAGGCAGGTGTTCTATGGAGGTAACCTGAATCAATACCCAGAAACACGGCTGGCAGAGCTGATCAACTGTTTATCGGGGGGATACGATAGCATATTCTCCCTCTGTGATGACTACGACCCTGGAAAGAGAGAGTTTTACTTTGACAGAGATCCAGATGCTTTCAAATGCATTATTGACGTGTACTACTTTGGAGAAATTCACATGAAGAGAGGAATATGCCCCATATGTTTCAAGAATGAAATGGAATTTTGGAAAGTGGATCTGAAATTTTTGGATGACTGCTGCAAAACTCATCTaagtgaaaagaaggaagaactggaagaaaTAGCCCGAAGGGTGCAACTGATTCTGGATGACTTGGGAGTGGATGCCTCAGAAAGTCGCTGGAAAAAGTGCCAAAAATACATCTGGAAATTCCTGGAGAAGCCAGAGTCGTCTTACCCAGCTCGAGTTATCGCTGTTCTGtcctttctgtttattttgatcTCCTCCATCGTGATGTGTGTGGGGACCATCCCAGACCTGCAGGTTGTAGATGCGGAGGGGAACCGTATGGAGCACCCGACCCTGGACAGCATAGAGACAGCCTGTATAGGCTGGTTTACCGTGGAGTATGTGCTGAGGCTCATCTCCTCTCCCAACAAACTCCACTTTGCTCTGTCTTTCATGAACATTGTCGATGTGCTAGCAATACTTCCTTTCTatgtcagcctgaccttgacCCACTTGGGAGCCAAGCTCATGGAGCTGAGCAATGTCCAGCAGGCTGTCCAGGCGCTGCGCATCATGAGGATCGTGAGGATTTTCAAGCTTGCACGGCACTCCTCGGGGCTCCAGACTCTAACGTATGCCCTGAAACGCAGCTTTAAGGAGCTTGGGCTGCTCCTCATGTACTTAGCTGTTGGAATCTTTGTCTTTTCTGCCCTGGGTTATACCATGGAGCAAAGTCACCctgaaactttatttaaaagcatcCCTCAGTCATTTTGGTGGGCAATCATTACCATGACCACGGTTGGATACGGAGACATATACCCTAAAACAACTCTAGGAAAATTGAATGCTGCCATCAGTTTTCTTTGTGGGGTGATAGCAATTGCCCTTCCCATCCATCCCATCATTAACAACTTTGTCAGGTATTATAACAAACAGAGAGTTTTAGAAACAGCTGCCAAGCATGAATTGGAGCTGATGGAGCTAAACTCAGCCGAGGGGAAAGCCGCAAGCTCCAAAAGTGAACTAGAGGATCTTGCgagggaaggcaaggagggTCCTTTTTACAGCAGCCGGCTAAAAGTCTCCCACAGTGACACCTTTATTCATCTCCTGTCAGAAGAGAAACACTATAGGACCAGGCTTCAAAGCTGCAAATAA